Proteins from a genomic interval of Diospyros lotus cultivar Yz01 chromosome 6, ASM1463336v1, whole genome shotgun sequence:
- the LOC127804665 gene encoding uncharacterized protein LOC127804665, which translates to MDVAYLQQSKCISSPIRPLSVLARASISARRCRGNVNSFRRRRMCSACISDTLVAGTRKEDGKHPEVVSKKEDEFGDLKSWMHKHGLPPCKVVLKERPSHDAKLRPIHYVAASQDLQAGDIAFSVPNSLVVTLERVLGNENIAELLATSKLSELACLALYLMYEKKQGKKSFWYPYIRELDRQRGRGQLAVESPLLWTETELAYLTGSPTKEEVLERSEGIKREYNELDTVWFMAGSLFQQYPYDIPTEAFPFEIFKQAFVAVQSCVVHLQKVSLARRFALVPLGPPLLAYRSNCKAMLTAVDDAVQLVIDRPFKAGESIVVWCGPQPNSRLLLNYGFVDEDNTYDRIVVEAALNTEDPQYQDKRLVAQRNGKLSIQAFYVFAGKEKEAVSDMLPYLRLGYVSDPSEMQSVISSQGPICPVSPCMERAVLDQLADYFGRRLAGYPTTMSEDESLLADFNLDAKKRVATQLVRLEKKMLNACLQATVDLINQLPDNTVSPCPAPYAPILK; encoded by the exons ATGGACGTGGCTTATCTGCAACAGAGCAAATGCATTTCATCCCCAATTCGTCCCCTCTCTGTTCTCGCTAGGGCTTCCATTTCAGCTCGCAGGTGCCGCGGAAACGTTAACTCCTTCCGGCGTAGAAGAATGTGCTCGGCTTGCATTTCCGATACCTTAGTTGCCGGAACGCGCAAAGAGGATGGGAAGCACCCGGAGGTTGTGAGCAAGAAGGAAGATGAGTTCGGAGACTTGAAATCCTGGATGCATAAGCACGGACTGCCTCCTTGCAAGGTTGTTCTCAAGGAACGACCTTCACACGACGCGAAGCTTCGGCCCATCCATTATGTTGCCGCCAGCCAGGATCTTCAG GCGGGAGATATTGCATTTTCTGTTCCGAATTCCTTGGTCGTAACACTTGAGAGGGTTTTGGGGAACGAGAATATTG CGGAACTCTTGGCAACAAGCAAATTATCTGAACTAGCATGCTTGGCACTTTATCTAATGTATGAAAAGAAGCAAGGTAAGAAGTCTTTCTGGTATCCGTATATCAGAGAGCTTGATCGTCAGAGAGGAAGGGGGCAACTAGCAGTGGAATCACCCCTTTTATGGACAGAGACTGAACTTGCTTACCTGACTGGCAGCCCCACTAAG GAGGAAGTTCTGGAGAGATCTGAAGGGATCAAAAGAGAGTATAATGAGCTTGACACTGTCTGGTTTATGGCTGGATCTCTGTTTCAG CAATACCCATACGACATACCAACAGAGGCCTTtccttttgagatttttaaacaAGCTTTTGTAGCGGTTCAGTCTTGTGTTGTCCATTTGCAG AAAGTCAGTTTGGCTCGTAGATTTGCATTAGTTCCTCTTGGACCACCATTATTAGCGTATAGGAGCAATTGCAAGGCAATGTTAACCGCTGTCGATGATGCTGTTCAATTAGTTATTGATCGCCCATTCAAGGCAGGAGAATCTATTGTTGTCTG GTGTGGACCACAACCCAATTCAAGACTGCTTCTGAACTATGGTTTCGTTGATGAAGATAATACATATGACCGCATAGTGGTTGAG GCAGCATTAAATACTGAGGATCCCCAGTATCAGGATAAAAGACTGGTCGCTCAAAGAAATGGAAAGCTATCAATACAAGCTTTTTAT GTCTTTGcggggaaggagaaagaagcTGTCTCAGATATGCTTCCTTATCTACGACTGGGATATGTTTCAGATCCTTCAGAAATGCAATCAGTCATCTCTTCCCAAGGACCCATATGTCCA GTGAGTCCTTGTATGGAGCGTGCAGTTTTAGATCAACTTGCTGATTATTTCGGGAGGAGGCTAGCTGGTTACCCTACTACTATGAGTGAAGATGAATCTTtg TTGGCAGATTTTAATCTGGATGCAAAGAAACGAGTTGCCACGCAGCTTGTGAGGTTGGAGAAGAAAATGCTAAATGCATGTTTGCAGGCAACTGTTGATTTGATAAACCAGTTACCTGATAACACTGTATCTCCATGCCCAGCGCCTTATGCGCCTATCCTGAAGTGA
- the LOC127804783 gene encoding uncharacterized protein LOC127804783, translating to MARFVYGSTEETAIDRIMLRFRPIAPKPAPDGSKPGHLTTEIGKRPSVNGRTKRKYVRVTKNKQCKTNNTQLTRGEPKKRQKKRVVTQRLLPERPGGEDLSAGGSCRGLDRTSGGGGIEHSFFWLSFEDYRSTDLAASGESESAVVKALPTPDRVVIESWVTMACLTVICMDTEAGGGERLGLTDFDILKNLEEDTCPGFVSDSVNLVRWVNGAFKKMMWQGDHERRSATEYRVWLVIKERIPVLLPGFGCMVRLQYNSRVEQRKYSMTVPCDVWRMDSGGFAWRLDVRAALSLGI from the coding sequence ATGGCGAGATTTGTTTACGGCAGCACTGAGGAGACGGCGATCGACCGGATTATGCTTAGATTCCGGCCGATTGCGCCGAAGCCGGCCCCTGACGGCTCTAAACCAGGCCATTTAACGACGGAGATCGGGAAAAGACCGAGTGTAAATGGAAGAACGAAGAGGAAGTACGTTAGGGTTACGAAGAACAAGCAGTGTAAGACGAATAACACGCAACTTACTAGAGGAGAGCCTAAGAAGAGGCAAAAGAAAAGAGTCGTGACGCAGCGGCTGCTGCCGGAGAGACCAGGCGGCGAGGATTTGTCGGCCGGAGGATCTTGCCGTGGTCTTGACCGCACATCAGGTGGAGGAGGTATTGAGCACTCATTCTTCTGGTTGAGCTTTGAGGACTATCGGAGTACTGATTTAGCGGCTTCCGGAGAGTCGGAATCGGCTGTGGTTAAGGCGCTTCCGACGCCGGACAGAGTGGTGATTGAGTCCTGGGTGACTATGGCGTGCTTGACGGTGATATGCATGGACACGGAGGCAGGAGGAGGGGAACGGTTAGGCTTGACCGATTTCGATATACTGAAGAACCTGGAGGAAGATACTTGTCCAGGATTCGTATCGGACAGCGTTAATTTGGTGCGGTGGGTGAATGGAGCCTTCAAGAAGATGATGTGGCAAGGGGATCATGAAAGACGCTCTGCGACGGAGTATAGGGTTTGGTTAGTGATAAAGGAGAGGATTCCCGTATTATTACCTGGATTCGGGTGCATGGTGAGGCTGCAATACAATAGTCGAGTTGAGCAGAGGAAGTACTCGATGACTGTGCCGTGTGATGTCTGGAGGATGGACAGTGGAGGGTTTGCATGGCGCCTCGACGTTAGGGCCGCTCTGAGTTTGGGAATTTGA
- the LOC127804668 gene encoding kelch repeat-containing protein At3g27220-like: MARSTEKHTLAKSTIIVLAFAGLLGAALVLDFQWASSSFSSSAYYSIASHWALARSHVIVEPDASPIAVKRPEVKEKKQIVPKKFLLATFADLPGPELDWEQMPSAPVPRLDGSAVQINDLFYVFSGYGTIDYVHSHVDVYNFTENKWVGRFETPKEMANSHLGIATDGRYVYVISGQYGPQCRSPIARTFVVDTRTQTWRSLPPLPAPRYAAATQLWKGRLHVMGGSMENRHTPGTEHWSIAVKNGKALEKQWRTEIPIPRGGPHRACVAVGDRLYVIGGQEGDFQAKPNSPIFKCSRRHEVVYGDVYMLDSKMKWRMLPPMPKPNSHIECSWVVVNNSIIIVGGTTEKHPVTKRMILVGEVFKFDLRSQEWSVIGRLPFRVKTTLAGFWDGWLYFTSGQRDRGPDNPQPRKVIGELWRNKLKL, from the exons ATGGCAAGGTCCACGGAGAAACACACACTCGCAAAATCCACCATCATTGTGTTGGCTTTCGCCGGCCTCCTTGGCGCAGCTCTGGTCCTGGACTTTCAATGGGCTTCCTCTTCGTTTTCTTCTTCTGCGTATTACTCCATCGCCTCCCACTGGGCTCTTGCGAGGTCCCACGTTATCGTCGAACCCGATGCCTCCCCCATAGCTGTAAAG AGGCCAGAAGTTAAAGAGAAGAAGCAAATTGTTCCGAAGAAATTCCTATTGGCTACATTTGCTGATTTGCCCGGACCGGAACTGGATTGGGAGCAGATGCCATCGGCGCCTGTGCCACGGTTGGATGGATCCGCAGTACAGATAAACGATCTTTTCTACGTGTTTTCAGGATACGGCACCATTGACTAT GTTCACTCCCACGTTGATGTCTACAATTTTACAGAGAACAAATGGGTTGGAAGGTTTGAGACCCCGAAAGAAATGGCGAATTCGCATTTGGGGATTGCGACGGATGGGAGATATGTATATGTGATATCAGGTCAATATGGTCCGCAATGCAGAAGCCCTATAGCTCGCACGTTTGTGGTGGACACTAGGACCCAGACATGGCGGAGCTTGCCCCCATTGCCTGCGCCTAG GTATGCTGCAGCAACTCAGCTATGGAAGGGCAGGCTGCATGTGATGGGCGGGAGCATGGAGAACCGCCACACACCAGGCACAGAACACTGGAGCATTGCAGTCAAGAACGGAAAAGCGTTGGAAAAACAATGGCGTACTGAGATACCCATTCCCCGTGGGGGGCCACATAG AGCTTGTGTTGCAGTTGGCGATCGGCTTTATGTTATTGGCGGCCAAGAGGGTGATTTTCAGGCGAAGCCTAACTCGCCTATTTTCAAGTGCTCGCGCAGGCACGAG GTAGTTTATGGTGATGTTTATATGCTGGATAGTAAAATGAAGTGGAGGATGTTACCTCCAATGCCGAAGCCCAATTCCCACATAGAATGTTCTTGGGTGGTGGTTAATAATTCTATTATCATTGTCGGGGGCACAACTGAGAAGCACCCCGTGACCAAGAGGATGATCCTCGTTGGAGAGGTCTTCAAATTTGATCTACGGTCACAG GAGTGGTCAGTGATTGGAAGGCTTCCATTCCGCGTAAAGACTACACTGGCCGGTTTTTGGGATGGATGGTTGTATTTCACATCCGGGCAGCGGGACAGGGGACCGGATAATCCTCAACCAAGGAAGGTCATTGgagagttgtggagaaacaagtTGAAATTGTGA
- the LOC127804669 gene encoding cytochrome c1-2, heme protein, mitochondrial has translation MVGRAIQLLLNRRLQYQSAPPVLSSLFAKKDQEGLGSTVTRSLRAFALLGAGVSGLLSFATIASADEAEHGLECPSYPWPHKGILSSYDHASIRRGHQVYQQVCASCHSMSLISYRDLVGVAYTEEEAKAMAAEIEVSDGPNDEGEMFTRPGKLSDRFPEPYANEQAARFANGGAYPPDLSLITKARHNGQNYVFALLTGYHDPPAGVQIREGLHYNPYFPGGAIAMPKMLNDGAVEYEDGTPATEAQMGKDVVTFLSWAAEPEMEERKLMGFKWIFVLSLALLQAAYYRRLRWSVLKSRKLVLDVVN, from the exons ATGGTTGGTAGAGCAATCCAGCTATTACTGAATCGGAGACTTCAATACCAATCT GCCCCTCCagttctttcatctctttttgcAAAGAAAGATCAAGAAGGACTTGGATCTACTGTCACGAGATCCCTGAGAGCATTTGCCCTTCTTGGAGCTGGCGTGTCAGGGCTCTTGAGTTTTGCAACAATTGCATCTGCTGATGAAGCTGAACATGGTTTAGAATGTCCAAGCTATCCTTGGCCTCACAAAGGCATTCTCAGTTCATATGACCATGCATC GATTCGTCGTGGTCACCAGGTTTACCAGCAAGTTTGTGCTTCCTGTCATTCAATGTCCCTAATTTCATATCGTGATTTGGTGGGAGTGGCATATACAGAGGAAGAAGCAAAGGCCATGGCTGCTGAGATTGAGGTGTCTGATGGCCCTAATGATGAGGGTGAAATGTTTACTCGCCCTGGTAAACTGAGTGATCGTTTTCCTGAGCCTTATGCAAACGAACAAGCTGCTAGGTTTGCTAATGGAGGGGCCTATCCTCCTGATTTATCTCTTATCACCAAA GCTCGGCACAATGGTCAGAACTATGTCTTTGCACTTCTAACTGGTTACCATGATCCTCCTGCCGGTGTACAA ATCAGAGAAGGATTGCATTACAATCCTTACTTCCCAGGAGGAGCTATTGCCATGCCTAAAATGCTTAATGATGGTGCTGTTGAGTATGAAGATGGTACCCCTGCAACAGAAGCTCAG ATGGGGAAAGATGTTGTCACATTCTTGTCGTGGGCTGCAGAACCCGAAATGGAAGAGAGAAAACTG ATGGGATTCAAGTGGATATTTGTACTGTCGTTGGCATTGCTTCAAGCTGCTTATTACAGGCGCCTGAGGTGGTCAGTTTTGAAGTCTCGAAAGCTGGTGCTTGATGTTGTCAACTAA